A region of the Nocardia nova SH22a genome:
GCGCGTCGTCGAAACGTTCGACGTGCTCGAAGGATTCGGCTCCCACCCAGATCGTGCGCCCGCGATCGAAGGCCGGGCCCAGTCCCACCGGCCGGACCTCGGTCGCCCGGGTGCGGGCATCGAGCAGCTGGGTCGCGACCGCCGGGGGCGGCGGCGGGCGGCCCGGCCCGACCCACATCTGCACCGCGTGCACCCGGTCGTCCGGTCCGGGCAGCGCTACGGCCCGGGCATGATGGCCCGACCAGGCATAGCGGGATTTCGGCAGCTGCCGATCGACGACCTCACCGGTCGCGGCGGCCGCGGTGAGAATCGGCATGAGGCGGGCGGGAACGGTGCGGGCCAGCGACTTCCAGCGGCGCGGCGCGGTATCGACGGCGAGGACGGACCAGGTGGCGGGGACGTCGAGTGTCTCGATCAGCAACCAGTGCCCGAGAATCACGCTTCGTTTCCTCCCGATCGTCTTGCCGTACCGTCCTTCGCTCGTCGCCGACGAATATCGTGCCGGACGCCTCGCGGGGCCGATGCACAGGGGTCGGCCACGGCGGTATGCCGACTAGGCTGGGCGGATGGACGATCCGCTGCGGCTCGAGGTCATCGTCGCCAGTGTGCGGCCCGAACGGTTCGCGCCGGTGGTGGCCGACTGGTTCCTGCGCACCGCCCGCGCCGTGGACGGGCTCGACATCGGTGTCGTCGATCTGGCGCACACCCCGCTACCGGTGGACCTGACCACCGACCCGGCCACCGAGGCGTACGCGCGGCGGATCGGCGCGGCGGACGGATTCATCGTCGTCACCTCCGAGTACAACCACGGTTATCCGGCCGCTCTGAAGACCGCGCTGGATGTGTGCAAGCGCGAATGGCGGGCCAAACCCATCGGATTCGTGAGTTACGGCGGTCTGTCCGGTGGTCTGCGGGCCGTCGAGCAACTGCGTCAAGTGGTCGCGGAACTGCACATGGTGTCGATCCGCGAGACGGTGAGTTTCCACGAGGCGAAACGGAAATTCGACGCCGCGGGTGAGACCGCCGACGGCGCCGCGATCGATGCCGCGCAGCGCCTGTTACGGCAATGGTCTTGGTGGGCAGGACATTTGCGTACCGCCCGCGCGGCGGACCCCTATCCGAGCTGATTCAGCGGCGCGCGGGAGCTGGGCGCCGCCGGGGCTGCTGTTGCTGCTGCGGCGCCGGGCGGCGGCCCCGGGGATCGCCGATGTAGGTGGTTTCGCGCGGAATCGAGACCAGGGTCAGATCGACCTGGGCGGTCCCGGTCCGCATCACCACGTGGTTGCCCATCGCGCCGGGCTGGTGGATCGACAGATCCGGTTTGGTCGCGGGCCAGCCCATCGGGTCACCGGTCAGATAGATCGTGGTCACACCCGCGTGCGGGGCCGGGGCGAGGACACCGTCGACCACCGCGGCGGTGAAACCGGCGTCGCTCTGGTGGGTCTCCATCGCGATGGTGAGCCGCTCGGGATTGCCGATGGTGGACACCAGCTGCTCCCATGCCTGCGGTCGATCGGTGCGGATCAGGATCCGCTCGCCGACCGCCAGGGCACGGAACACCAGCTGCTGTGCCAGATACAGCTCGCCGGCCACGTAGACCGCCGCAATGCCTTGTCCGACAAGACGAACCGCGACACCGTTGCCTTCGGCGTCCGAACCGATCAGCTGACCGCAGCCGGAGGAGGGCAGATGCAGCACACCGACCACATCGATCGGGTACTGACTCATCGGAACGGTGTCGTCCATCCCCGGAATCGCGATCGGCAGATGTGCGAGCAGGCTCTGGCGGTGACGGCCGCTCAGCGACACCATGCCCTTGGTGTTCGTCTTCTCCGGCAGCTCACGCGCGGTGAGCCGCCAGGCGGCGCCGATGTTCACCGTCTCGGCCGAGGTGCCCGGGCGCAGCCGCACGGTGACGGTGGTGCCACGCGAGGGGGCGACCCACAGCTGTGCCAGCAGATCCGAACCCAGCTGCTTCGGATCCACCGCGGCGCCGATGTTGACGCTGTTGCCCAGCTCGGCGTATCGCCAGCGCTGGGTCAGTTCGCGCGGATCGACACCGGCGCTGATCTGCCATACCGCCTGGCGGATCTCCGGGGCGGTGAGCACACGCGAGGAGCAGTCGGCGTCCTCCAGGGCCCGCACGATGCGCTGGGTGGCGATGGTGACCGCCCGGCCCGCGCCCTCGGTGCCGCCGCCGCGCCGGGAGGTGGCCTCCGGGCAGGCCAGCGCGTCGAAACTGATTGCGAGCCAGACGGTTCGGTGCGCGGTCGCCGGAAGCGGGCCCAGCAGTGATTCGTAGATCGGCCCGGCGGGCGTGCCCGAGCGGCTGC
Encoded here:
- a CDS encoding NADPH-dependent FMN reductase, producing the protein MDDPLRLEVIVASVRPERFAPVVADWFLRTARAVDGLDIGVVDLAHTPLPVDLTTDPATEAYARRIGAADGFIVVTSEYNHGYPAALKTALDVCKREWRAKPIGFVSYGGLSGGLRAVEQLRQVVAELHMVSIRETVSFHEAKRKFDAAGETADGAAIDAAQRLLRQWSWWAGHLRTARAADPYPS
- the eccE gene encoding type VII secretion protein EccE encodes the protein MAESSGTDSRPLFGRISLPNLLAAQVLGLIVGLIVLIAGVPGWYALGAAIVAGLLILIPIGKRTIASWIATLWRYFTRQDYDLGDTVDFRGPDGRSLGLYWEGSRVVAVVEVLPPRGGLTRIDRNTVHASHLLPLPELAQCLSQHDILLSGIDIISHGHRSRSGTPAGPIYESLLGPLPATAHRTVWLAISFDALACPEATSRRGGGTEGAGRAVTIATQRIVRALEDADCSSRVLTAPEIRQAVWQISAGVDPRELTQRWRYAELGNSVNIGAAVDPKQLGSDLLAQLWVAPSRGTTVTVRLRPGTSAETVNIGAAWRLTARELPEKTNTKGMVSLSGRHRQSLLAHLPIAIPGMDDTVPMSQYPIDVVGVLHLPSSGCGQLIGSDAEGNGVAVRLVGQGIAAVYVAGELYLAQQLVFRALAVGERILIRTDRPQAWEQLVSTIGNPERLTIAMETHQSDAGFTAAVVDGVLAPAPHAGVTTIYLTGDPMGWPATKPDLSIHQPGAMGNHVVMRTGTAQVDLTLVSIPRETTYIGDPRGRRPAPQQQQQPRRRPAPARR